A window of Formosa sp. Hel1_31_208 contains these coding sequences:
- the murC gene encoding UDP-N-acetylmuramate--L-alanine ligase: MNVHFIAIGGSAMHNLALALHNKGYQVTGSDDTIFEPSKSRLAQKGLLPEAFGWFPEKISENLDAIVLGMHAKADNPELLKAQELKLTIYSYPEFLYEQSKHKTRVVIGGSHGKTTITSMILHVMHYHDRDVDYMVGAQLEGFDVMVKLTEDNDFIVLEGDEYLSSPIDRRPKFHLYKPNIALLSGIAWDHINVFPTYENYVEQFSIFVDSIVQGGSINYNEEDAEVKRVVEASENPIRKLAYHTPEYRVENGLTLLATPEGDLPIEVFGKHNLNNLAGAKWICQHMGIDEDDFYEAISTFKGASKRLEKIAESSNSVAYKDFAHSPSKVEATTKAVKEQYSDRTLVACLELHTYSSLNAEFLKEYKGALDAADVAVVFYSPHAVEIKKLEEVTQEQIATAFERHDLIIYTNPEDFKQFLFSQNFNNKALLLMSSGNYGGLDFDEVTKLF, encoded by the coding sequence ATGAATGTACATTTTATTGCTATAGGAGGCAGTGCCATGCACAATCTCGCTCTAGCATTACACAATAAAGGATATCAAGTTACTGGAAGTGATGATACCATTTTTGAACCCTCAAAATCAAGATTAGCACAGAAAGGTTTGTTACCAGAAGCATTTGGGTGGTTTCCTGAAAAAATCTCAGAAAATTTAGATGCCATTGTTTTAGGAATGCATGCCAAAGCAGATAATCCTGAGCTGCTCAAAGCACAAGAGCTAAAATTAACAATTTACAGCTACCCTGAGTTTCTTTATGAACAATCCAAACATAAAACACGAGTTGTAATTGGAGGTAGTCATGGTAAAACTACAATTACTTCAATGATTCTTCACGTGATGCATTATCATGATCGCGATGTAGATTATATGGTAGGTGCCCAGTTGGAGGGTTTTGATGTCATGGTAAAACTAACTGAAGATAATGATTTTATAGTGTTAGAAGGGGACGAGTACTTGAGTTCACCAATTGATAGACGACCAAAGTTTCATTTATATAAACCTAATATTGCCTTGCTGAGCGGCATTGCTTGGGATCATATTAATGTCTTCCCAACCTATGAGAATTATGTCGAGCAGTTCTCTATTTTTGTTGATAGTATTGTTCAAGGCGGAAGTATCAATTACAACGAAGAAGATGCTGAGGTGAAGCGTGTTGTTGAGGCTAGTGAGAATCCTATTCGTAAATTAGCATATCATACTCCAGAATATCGTGTTGAAAACGGACTAACACTTTTGGCCACACCAGAGGGTGATTTACCTATAGAAGTCTTCGGAAAACATAATCTCAATAACCTCGCTGGTGCAAAGTGGATTTGTCAGCATATGGGTATTGATGAAGACGATTTTTATGAAGCTATATCTACATTTAAAGGGGCAAGTAAACGACTAGAGAAAATTGCCGAAAGTTCTAATAGTGTGGCTTACAAAGATTTTGCGCACTCACCAAGTAAAGTAGAAGCGACAACAAAAGCAGTGAAAGAACAATATAGCGATAGAACCTTGGTAGCCTGTTTAGAATTACATACTTACAGTAGTTTAAATGCCGAATTTTTAAAAGAATATAAAGGGGCCTTAGATGCTGCCGATGTTGCAGTGGTGTTTTATTCACCGCATGCTGTAGAGATTAAAAAACTTGAGGAAGTCACTCAAGAACAAATTGCTACTGCCTTTGAGCGTCATGATTTAATTATTTATACCAATCCTGAAGACTTTAAACAGTTTTTATTCTCTCAAAATTTTAACAATAAAGCTCTGTTACTCATGAGCTCTGGAAATTATGGTGGTTTGGATTTTGATGAGGTAACGAAATTGTTTTAG
- a CDS encoding nitrate/nitrite transporter has product MIQKRSILPIIVISQFCCTSLWFASNGVMNNLVTTFNLSDSAIGHLTSVIQFGFIIGTLVFAILTIADRFSPSKVFFVSALLGALFNVTIIWDGHTLSSLLSLRFLTGFCLAGIYPVGMKIAADYYQQGLGKSLGFLVGALVIGTAFPHLLKSLVDISIWKLVILITSGIAILGGTLMLTLVPNGPYRHASQGLDLSAFSKVFKRSAFRAAAFGYFGHMWELYAFWAFVPVMLHTYSDLHGDIDFNTPLLSFFIIGIGGLGCVVGGYLSQRLGTKQTAFTALLLSCICCIICPFLFMINSEIVFIGFLVFWGIVVIADSPLFSTLVAQNAQPEIKGTALTIVNCIGFSITIVSILLLTTIREMTGSNYMYMLLALGPVFGLLALRNKK; this is encoded by the coding sequence ATGATTCAAAAACGTAGTATTCTTCCAATAATTGTGATCTCTCAATTTTGCTGCACATCTCTTTGGTTTGCTAGTAACGGTGTTATGAACAACCTTGTGACTACATTTAATCTTAGTGATAGTGCTATTGGTCATTTAACATCAGTTATTCAATTTGGTTTTATCATTGGCACATTAGTTTTTGCCATATTAACCATAGCGGATCGATTTTCACCTTCAAAAGTGTTCTTTGTTTCCGCGCTACTTGGCGCCCTATTTAACGTAACAATTATTTGGGATGGTCACACCTTATCAAGTCTTCTATCGCTTAGATTTCTAACTGGGTTTTGTCTTGCTGGCATCTATCCTGTAGGCATGAAAATTGCTGCTGATTATTATCAACAAGGACTTGGCAAATCGCTAGGGTTTTTGGTTGGTGCCTTAGTCATCGGTACGGCTTTTCCTCATTTATTAAAAAGCTTGGTGGATATTTCAATTTGGAAACTGGTTATTCTTATCACCTCAGGCATTGCTATATTAGGTGGCACCCTTATGTTAACCCTAGTCCCAAATGGACCATACAGACACGCCTCTCAAGGTTTAGACTTATCGGCTTTCTCCAAAGTATTTAAACGCTCAGCCTTTCGTGCAGCTGCATTTGGATATTTCGGACATATGTGGGAGCTGTATGCCTTTTGGGCATTTGTTCCTGTCATGCTACATACATACAGTGATTTGCATGGAGATATAGATTTCAACACACCGCTCCTGTCATTTTTCATTATAGGAATTGGCGGATTAGGATGTGTGGTTGGAGGTTATCTTTCACAGCGCCTAGGCACAAAACAAACCGCATTTACAGCGTTATTATTGTCTTGTATCTGCTGTATCATTTGTCCGTTCTTATTTATGATTAATTCTGAAATCGTCTTTATTGGATTCCTTGTGTTTTGGGGTATTGTCGTTATTGCCGACTCACCGTTATTTTCAACATTAGTCGCTCAAAATGCACAACCTGAGATTAAAGGTACAGCACTAACAATAGTGAATTGTATAGGTTTCTCTATAACTATTGTAAGTATACTTTTATTAACCACGATACGTGAAATGACAGGGTCTAATTACATGTATATGTTGCTTGCTCTCGGACCTGTTTTTGGTCTATTAGCTTTACGCAATAAAAAATAA
- a CDS encoding FMN-binding negative transcriptional regulator — protein sequence MNYPPKHHQDNHQDHMIEVIKTYPLATVISVANHEPLITHLPLIYENGKLIGHIDIYNPQAKQLKDNKDVTILFSGPECYISPSIYSTTQLPTWNYIKVHLKGTVKAIESKAALKQSLIAMTEFLEAPDHKYVLDSDNPRLDRNLNYIEMFEITITNWEGKFKLSQDKKPKDIQNARLELIRANQESVKLFLDKVF from the coding sequence TTGAACTATCCGCCAAAACATCATCAGGATAATCATCAAGATCATATGATCGAGGTGATTAAGACGTATCCACTAGCTACAGTTATATCTGTAGCCAACCATGAACCCCTTATCACTCATTTACCGCTAATTTATGAGAATGGTAAACTCATAGGCCATATTGACATTTATAATCCACAAGCAAAACAACTAAAAGACAATAAAGATGTTACCATTCTATTTTCTGGTCCGGAATGCTATATTTCACCCAGCATCTATTCAACAACACAGTTACCTACTTGGAATTACATCAAAGTACACCTCAAAGGCACTGTAAAAGCCATAGAAAGCAAAGCTGCTCTAAAGCAGTCTCTGATAGCTATGACTGAGTTCTTAGAAGCACCAGATCACAAATATGTTCTTGACTCTGATAATCCCAGATTAGATCGTAATCTTAACTATATCGAAATGTTTGAGATTACTATTACTAACTGGGAAGGAAAATTCAAGTTATCACAAGATAAAAAACCTAAGGATATACAAAATGCAAGATTAGAATTGATTAGAGCAAATCAAGAGAGTGTCAAACTGTTTTTAGATAAGGTATTTTAA
- a CDS encoding lipopolysaccharide assembly protein LapB, translated as MKHLLFLLLIPFLGFSQLQTLEDAKQLIEDKQFVKAEQLLTQYVKSNENDTEGIELLGDACGNQKKWDDAITYYEKLTELQPKNADFHYKYGGALGMKALSVSKLRAVGIIGDVKEAFLTAAELDPSHIDTRWALVELYMQLPGIIGGSKSKSLKYANELEALSKVDGYLAKGYIYEYDDEPELAETYYKKAINIGGSLTCYDKLTNLYEKEKQPKKAIANIEASGKTHQRNAMHYQIGKVCAEYNLELEKGEKCLMTYIENYSARDGVPKAWAYYRLAQIKKNKRQKTEALNWINKAITSLPDIKVFKQEKQQIENL; from the coding sequence ATGAAACATCTACTTTTCCTACTATTGATCCCATTTTTAGGCTTTAGCCAATTGCAGACATTAGAAGATGCTAAGCAACTTATTGAAGATAAACAATTTGTAAAAGCAGAACAGTTACTGACTCAATATGTTAAGTCGAATGAGAATGACACAGAAGGCATAGAGCTTTTAGGTGATGCTTGCGGTAATCAGAAGAAATGGGATGATGCCATTACTTATTATGAGAAATTGACAGAACTCCAACCTAAAAACGCAGATTTTCATTATAAATATGGAGGCGCTTTAGGGATGAAAGCGCTAAGCGTTAGCAAGTTAAGAGCTGTAGGAATTATAGGAGACGTCAAAGAGGCTTTTTTGACAGCGGCCGAATTAGATCCAAGTCACATAGATACACGTTGGGCTTTGGTGGAGTTGTATATGCAGTTGCCTGGAATTATTGGTGGAAGTAAGTCTAAGTCTTTAAAATATGCCAATGAACTTGAAGCTTTGTCTAAAGTAGACGGCTACTTAGCCAAAGGGTACATTTATGAATATGATGACGAGCCAGAATTGGCTGAAACGTATTATAAAAAGGCAATTAATATTGGAGGTTCTTTGACCTGTTATGATAAACTTACCAATTTATATGAAAAAGAAAAGCAACCTAAAAAAGCAATTGCTAATATAGAAGCTTCAGGTAAAACCCATCAGCGTAATGCGATGCATTATCAAATAGGAAAGGTTTGTGCTGAGTATAACCTTGAGTTAGAAAAAGGTGAGAAATGCTTAATGACATATATTGAAAATTACTCGGCTAGAGATGGTGTCCCTAAAGCTTGGGCTTATTATCGATTAGCACAAATAAAAAAGAATAAAAGGCAAAAAACAGAAGCTTTAAATTGGATTAATAAAGCCATTACCAGTTTGCCTGATATTAAAGTCTTCAAGCAAGAAAAGCAGCAGATTGAGAATCTGTAA
- the radC gene encoding DNA repair protein RadC, whose amino-acid sequence MTEKPISFSIKNWSQNDQPREKLRDKGKSALSDAELVAILIGSGNRSESAVDLSKRILSSVDHNLNALGKLTIPQLMQFKGIGEAKAISIVAAMELGRRRRVEAALENYKINSSTSVFEMMQPIIGELPHEEFWIIYLNNSNKVIQKQQLSKGGITGTLVDVRLVLKNALEVGAVGLILAHNHPSGAIKPSEADKNITQKLKIAGQNLDIKVLDHLIITEKAYFSFADENLL is encoded by the coding sequence ATGACAGAAAAACCGATTTCATTTTCTATAAAAAACTGGTCTCAAAATGACCAACCTAGAGAAAAACTTCGCGATAAAGGGAAATCCGCGCTAAGTGATGCTGAATTGGTAGCTATTCTTATTGGATCCGGAAATAGATCTGAAAGTGCTGTAGATTTGAGTAAACGCATTTTATCAAGTGTGGATCATAACCTAAATGCCCTCGGAAAATTGACAATACCTCAATTAATGCAGTTTAAGGGGATAGGTGAGGCGAAAGCTATTTCAATTGTGGCTGCTATGGAATTAGGACGACGCAGACGAGTGGAGGCAGCGCTTGAAAACTATAAAATTAATTCGAGTACCTCTGTTTTTGAAATGATGCAACCAATTATTGGTGAGTTGCCACATGAAGAGTTTTGGATTATTTATTTGAACAACTCAAATAAGGTCATTCAAAAACAGCAACTTAGTAAAGGAGGGATTACAGGAACTTTGGTAGATGTGCGATTAGTGCTCAAAAATGCTTTAGAGGTTGGAGCAGTAGGTTTAATATTGGCACATAATCATCCATCAGGAGCTATTAAACCCAGTGAAGCCGACAAGAATATAACTCAAAAATTAAAAATAGCAGGACAAAATTTAGATATTAAGGTCCTAGATCATCTAATTATCACTGAAAAAGCATATTTTAGTTTCGCAGATGAAAACCTGCTCTAA
- a CDS encoding DUF1569 domain-containing protein: protein MKSIFTPDAHNEIMSRIEQLDDNTQPQWGKMTIGQMAHHCQYPLHIILDKEDYNLRPNWLINLFFKKSMYSDKPWRKNLPTVPRFKAAAPKSWVEEKPKLVSLLKELHTHKDRTNWQPHPSFGDLTKDQWGKMQFKHLDHHLKQFGV, encoded by the coding sequence ATGAAATCCATATTTACACCAGATGCTCATAATGAAATCATGAGCAGAATTGAACAACTTGACGATAATACGCAACCTCAATGGGGAAAAATGACTATTGGTCAAATGGCACATCATTGTCAATATCCGCTCCACATTATTCTCGATAAAGAAGATTATAATCTCAGACCGAATTGGCTCATCAATTTATTCTTTAAAAAGTCGATGTATAGCGACAAACCTTGGAGAAAAAACCTACCAACAGTTCCGCGTTTTAAAGCTGCTGCACCCAAATCATGGGTTGAAGAAAAGCCAAAACTAGTAAGCCTATTAAAAGAGTTACATACACATAAAGACCGAACCAACTGGCAACCTCATCCCTCATTTGGTGACTTAACGAAGGACCAATGGGGTAAAATGCAATTCAAACATTTAGACCACCATTTAAAGCAATTCGGTGTCTGA
- a CDS encoding dienelactone hydrolase family protein, with protein sequence MKKLKKEDISQDVFDLYDDYAHNKLNRRQFVEKLSIYAVGGITVGSLLSFMSPNYVDSLLVKPNDPTIDSNYITYDSPNGGGSIKGLLSTPKDAKTKLPGVIVVHENRGLNPYIEDVGRRTAKSGFISLAPDALTPLGGYPGNDDDGRALQRKRDRNEMLEDFIAAYNHLKSHNKCNGNVGVVGFCFGGWISNMMAVRLPDLGAAVPYYGRQPSDEDAAKIKCPLLLQYGELDTRVNAGWPAFEAVLKANGIAYEAHIYPGVNHGFHNNTTPRYDKEAADLSWERTIAFFNTHLKSQN encoded by the coding sequence ATGAAAAAACTAAAAAAAGAAGACATCAGTCAAGACGTATTTGATTTATACGACGATTATGCACATAACAAGCTCAATCGCCGTCAATTTGTCGAAAAATTATCCATATATGCTGTTGGTGGTATCACTGTAGGATCACTACTCAGTTTTATGTCTCCGAATTATGTAGATAGCTTATTGGTTAAACCGAATGACCCTACCATAGATTCTAATTATATTACCTATGATTCTCCTAATGGCGGTGGTTCTATTAAAGGTCTTTTATCCACTCCAAAAGATGCTAAAACCAAATTACCTGGAGTGATTGTTGTCCATGAAAATCGAGGTCTAAACCCTTATATAGAAGATGTAGGACGTCGCACAGCCAAATCTGGTTTTATCAGTTTGGCACCAGATGCCTTAACACCATTAGGAGGCTATCCCGGAAATGATGATGATGGTCGCGCTCTTCAAAGAAAAAGAGACAGAAATGAAATGCTAGAAGATTTTATTGCTGCCTATAACCATCTAAAATCTCATAACAAGTGTAATGGTAATGTTGGTGTTGTAGGCTTTTGTTTTGGTGGTTGGATTTCTAATATGATGGCAGTTCGTTTGCCCGACTTGGGTGCGGCGGTACCGTACTATGGCAGACAACCCTCAGACGAGGATGCGGCTAAAATTAAGTGTCCGTTATTATTACAATATGGTGAATTAGACACGAGAGTTAACGCAGGATGGCCTGCGTTTGAAGCGGTATTAAAAGCCAATGGCATCGCTTATGAAGCTCATATTTATCCCGGTGTAAATCATGGGTTTCACAATAATACTACACCACGTTATGACAAAGAAGCTGCGGATTTATCTTGGGAACGAACCATTGCTTTTTTTAATACACATTTAAAATCTCAAAATTAG